Proteins from a genomic interval of Chroococcidiopsis thermalis PCC 7203:
- the mtnA gene encoding S-methyl-5-thioribose-1-phosphate isomerase, whose translation MISSPTHVYPVIWYEGSVLLIDQTHLPAEYAFVEIHRCEDMAQAIKTMIVRGAPAIGIAAAYGMYLGAREIETHDREQFLSQLEQVAQMLRTTRPTAVNLFWAIARMLKTAYETIGTVEEIRQVLLTTAQTIQTEDLQTCQAIGDRGLELLPKTPAQLNLLTHCNAGALATAGYGTALGVVRSAWSCGRLSRLYADETRPRLQGAKLTAWECVQEGIPVTVITDSMAAHCMQQGMIHAVVVGADRIAANGDTANKIGTYSLALVAKAHDVPFYVAAPVATIDFAIATGREIPIEERDPVEVYQIDDTILTPAGVEFYNPAFDVTPAHLITAIITEHGAFSPSQLQQELQHKYVA comes from the coding sequence ATGATCTCTAGTCCTACCCACGTCTACCCTGTCATTTGGTACGAAGGCTCGGTTTTACTCATCGACCAAACGCACTTGCCAGCCGAGTATGCCTTTGTGGAAATTCATCGCTGTGAAGATATGGCACAGGCAATCAAAACGATGATTGTCCGAGGCGCACCAGCAATCGGTATCGCTGCTGCCTACGGTATGTACTTGGGGGCGCGGGAGATTGAAACCCACGATCGGGAGCAGTTTTTGTCGCAGCTAGAGCAAGTGGCTCAGATGTTGCGAACAACCCGTCCGACAGCGGTAAATTTATTTTGGGCGATCGCTCGCATGTTAAAAACTGCCTACGAAACGATTGGCACGGTTGAGGAAATTCGCCAAGTTTTGTTAACTACAGCACAGACAATTCAAACCGAAGATTTACAAACTTGTCAGGCAATTGGCGATCGCGGTCTGGAACTCTTGCCAAAAACTCCCGCTCAACTCAATCTCTTAACTCATTGCAATGCTGGAGCCTTAGCAACCGCAGGTTATGGTACGGCTTTGGGTGTTGTGCGTTCTGCTTGGTCTTGTGGTAGGTTATCGCGCCTCTATGCCGATGAAACTCGTCCCCGTCTCCAGGGAGCAAAACTAACTGCTTGGGAATGCGTCCAGGAAGGGATACCCGTTACGGTAATTACAGATAGTATGGCTGCCCACTGTATGCAGCAAGGTATGATTCACGCCGTTGTGGTGGGCGCTGACCGCATCGCCGCTAATGGCGATACGGCAAATAAAATTGGCACGTACAGCTTAGCGCTGGTAGCTAAGGCACATGACGTTCCTTTTTATGTTGCCGCACCCGTAGCAACAATTGATTTTGCGATCGCCACTGGTCGAGAAATCCCAATTGAGGAACGCGATCCGGTTGAAGTCTATCAGATTGACGATACTATCTTGACTCCAGCAGGCGTGGAATTTTACAACCCAGCTTTTGACGTAACTCCCGCTCATTTGATTACAGCAATTATTACCGAGCATGGGGCATTTTCTCCCAGTCAGTTGCAGCAAGAGTTACAGCATAAATATGTAGCATAG